AGAAGGGCTGGGCGCTCGGCCTGAATGCCGCGGGCGGCAACCTCGGTGCCGCCGTCGCACAGCTCGTGGTGCCCATCGCCGTCGTGCTCGGTGCCGCCGCGACCCTGAACCTGCCGCTCGCCGGCTGGCTCTGGGTACCCCTGATCCTGATCGCCGCCTTCGGCGCCTGGAAGTACATGGACAACCTGTCGAGCGCGAAGAGCGACTTTGCGGGTTCCCTGGCAGCGGTGCGCGAACCACACCTGTGGATCATGGCGCTGCTGTACATCGGCACCTTCGGCTCGTTCATCGGCTTCGCCGGCGTGTTCCCGAAGCTGATCGCCGATACCTTCCCCGCCTTCTCCCAGATCTCCATGGGCCCGGTCACGCTGGGCCTGGCCTTCCTCGGCCCCCTCGTCGGCTCCCTCTCCCGGCCCTTCGGCGGACGCCTGGCCGACCGGTTCGGTGGGGCCCTCATCACGGTGTGTGCCTTCGCCGTCCTGGCCACGATCGCCCTCACCGTCGTCTGGACCCTGCCCCTGGCCAATTTCTGGCTCTTCCTCGGACTGTTCCTCGTCCTGTTCGCCGCTGCCGGAGCCGGGAACGGCGCCACCTATCGGATGATCCCCGTGATCTTCGCCCGGCGGGGAGCCGCGGCCGGATCGGAGGAGTTGCGGGAATCGGTCAGCACGGCCCGGAAGTCGGCAGCGGCCCTGGGCCTCATCTCGGCCGTCGGCGCCTACGGCGGTTTCCTCATCCCCCAGGTCCTCAACGCCTCGAAGGGCGCGTCCGGCAGCTACGACGGCGCGTTCTACGGTTTCGTCGGCGGGTACGTCCTGATGCTCGCGGTCACCTGGTTCTGCTACCTCCGCCGCTCCTCGCCGCTCGGCACGGTCTGACCGATGCTGCAGCAGACCGGCGCCGGGCACGCCACGCACTGCCCCTACTGCGCCCTCCAGTGCGCCATGACCGTCACCGCGGCACCGGACGACGACGGCGTCACGGTCACCGGCCGCGCCTTCCCCACCAACCGCGGTGGCCTGTGCCGGAAGGGCTGGTCCGCCGGCGAACTGCTCCGGCATCCGGACCGCCTCACCGCGCCCCTGGTCCGGAACGGTGTCGGCGACCTGCAGGAAGCGACGTGGGACGAGGTCCTGCACCTGATCAGCGATCGGGTGCGCAGCATCCAGGCACAGCACGGCCGGGACGCCGTGGCGGTGTTCGGGGGCGGCGGACTCACCAACGAGAAGGCCTACACCCTCGGCAAGTTCGCCCGGCTCGCGCTGCGCACCTCCCGCATCGACTACAACGGCCGCTTCTGCATGTCCTCCGCGGCAGCGGCCGGGAACCGGGCCTTCGGCGTCGACCGCGGCCTGCCCTTCCCGCTCGCGGACCTCGACGACGCCTCGGTGGTCCTGCTCCTCGGCTCGAACGCGGCCGACACCATGCCGCCGTTCGTCCAGCACCTGCGGGGCGCGCAGTCCGCCGGTGGGCTGATCGTCGTCGACCCCCGCCGCTCGGCGACGGCACGGCTGACCGACCAGGGCAGGGGCATCCACCTGCAGCCCACACCGGGCACGGACCTCGTGCTCCTGCTCGGTCTGGCGCATGTGGTGGTCGCGGAGGGGCTCGAGGACGGCCGCTACCTCGAGGCCCGCACACGCGGGTACGACGACGTCGTACGCGGTCTCGCGCGCTGGTGGCCGGAGCGCGTCTCAGGCATCACGGGCGTCCCGGCGGCGACGCTCCGCGCGACGGCGAGGCGGCTCGCGGCGGGAGCCCGCAGCGGAGCGGCCGGGGGTCCCGGCGCCTACATCCTCACCGGGCGGGGCATCGAGCAGCATGCGGACGGCACCGACACCACCACCGCCGCCATCAACCTCGCCCTCCTCCTCGGCCTGCCCGGGACCACGCACAGCGGGTACGGGACGCTCACCGGCCAGGGCAACGGGCAGGGCGGGCGCGAGCACGGGCAGAAGGCGGACCAGCTGCCCGGCTACCGGAGGATCACCGATCCCGCGGCCCGCGCACACGTCGCCGCCGTGTGGGGGGTGCCCGAGGCGGCGATCCCCGGCCCCGGCCTCCCGGCCGTCGAACTCCTCGCCTCCCTCGGCGCCCCGGGTGGCACCCGGTGCCTGTTCGTGCACGGCGCCAACATCGCGGTCTCGGCCCCGGACGCGTCGACGGTGATCTCAGGGCTCCGCTCCCTCGACCTCCTGGTCGTCTCGGACTTCTTCCTGTCGGAGACCGCGGCGATGGCCGACATCGTGCTGCCGGTCCTGCAGTGGGCCGAGGAGGAGGGCACCGTGACCAACCTGGAGGGCCGGGTGCTGCGCCGGCGGGCCGCCGTCCCGCCACCCGCCGGGGCGCGCAGCGAACTGTGGGTCCTGCAGGAGCTCGCCCGGCTGCTGGCGGCTCCGTCCCTGTTCAGCGAGGACCCGGAGACGATGTTCGACGAGCTCGCCCGCGCCAGCGCCGGCGGCATCGCGGACTACTCCGGCCTCGACTACACCGTGCTCGACGGCGGGGAGCCGGCCTACTGGCCCTACCCCGCCGGCAGCACCGGCACCCCCCGCCTGTTCCTCGAGGCCTTCGCCCACCCGGCCGGACGTGCCCTGCTGGTCCCCGTCTCGCCCCGCCCCGATCCGGTCGGTGCGCGTGCTCCCGCCCCGTTGCTCCTGGCCACGGGCCGCCTCCTTGAGCACTACCAGTCGGGCACCCAGACGCGGCGCGTCCCCGAACTCCTCGCGGCGCAGCCGGCGGCGCGCCTCCAGCTCCACCCCGCCACGGCGCGGGATCTCGGCATCGCCCACGGTGATCCCGTCGTCGTCACGAGCACCTCCGGTGAGGCCCATGCCCTGGCGGACCTCACGCCCGACATCCGCCAGGACACCGTCTTCCTCGCCTTCCACTACGCGGGGGCGGGCAGCGCGAACCTGCTCACGGGCAGCGCCACGGACCCGGTCTCGGGGATGCCCGAATTCAAGACGACGCCCGTGCGGGTCTCGTCCCTGGCCCGGCCCGTCCGTCCCGCGGGAGCCGGTCGGCTGGAGGCCATCGCATGAGCACCGGCGCGAACGGGCCCGAGCGGATCATCGTGGTGGGCTTCGGGCCCGTCGCGGCGCGGTTCGTCGAGCACCTCGAACCACTCGTCGCCGCCGGCCGCGTGGCCCTCACCGTCATCGGGCAGGAGGACGACGCCGCCTACAACCGGGTCCTCGTCGCGGACGTGGCCGTCGGCCGCATCCGGGAAACGGCAATCCGCCTCGCCGACGCAGGAGCTCTGTCGGCCGCCGGCGTCGATGTGCGGCTCGGAACGCGCGTGGTCCGGGTGGACAGGCCCTACCGGCGGGTCCTGCTCGCCGACGGCCGGGCCCTCGGGTACGACCGCCTCGTGCTCGCCACCGGATCCCGTCCCGTCCTGCCGCGGCTCGACGGCCTCGACGACGCCCACCGGCTCCCGCCGGGCGTCGGCTTCCTCCGCGACCTCGACGACGCCCGCGCCGTGGCCGCGGCCCTGGCCGCGCAGCAGCGCATCGTGGTGCTCGGCGGCGGCATCCTCGGCATCGAGGCGGCCCTCGCCGCCGCGGAGGAGGGGGGACGGGTCACCCTCGTGCACTCCGGACGCTCGCCCATGGAACGGCTCCTCGGGGAGGGTGCCCGGGTCCTGGGGTCGGCGCTGGCCAGGGCGGGCATCACAGTGGTCGCCGGGACCTCGGCAGGCATCTGCCTCACGGACGGCCGCTTCTCCGCACTCGCCCTCGAGGGCGGTGCCCGGGTGGACGGCGGTGCCCTCGTGCTCGCCTGCGGAGTACGGCCGCGCACCGAGCTCGCCGACGGGTGCGATCTCGCGACCGCGGACGGCATCCTCGTCGACCACGAGCTCCGGGCCCTCGGCACCGGCGGCGTCTGGGCGATCGGCGACTGCGCCGAGGTCTGCTGTGGGGTCAGCACCTGCGCGGCATGCTCCGGGACCACCGCTCCCCCGGGCCTCCTCGGTCCGGGCTGGCAGCAGGCGGACCAGCTCGGCCTCGCTTTCGTGGCGGAACTCTCGGGTCGGCCTGCCGCGGCCGCCGGACCTCCCGAGCGGCGGGACGCCGTCCTGGTCCTCAAGGCACACGGCGTGGACGCCGTCACCGCCGGCGAGACCGACGCCGATCCGTGGACGATCGAGCCCGGTCTCGCCGTCGCCGTCTGGGCGGACCCCGGGCACGGCCGCTACGCGAAAATGGTCACGCGCGACGGCGTCCTGACGGGCCTCGTGTGCGTGGGCATGCCGCGGACCGGCGCCGAACTGGTCCTGCTCTTCGAGCGCCGGAGCGAACTGCCGGCGGACCGGTCGAGCCTGCTCAGCCTCGACAGCGCCGAAGGGGTGCTCGCGGCGCTGCCTCCCGGACCGGACGCGACCCTCTGCCGATGTGCGGGGATCACCCGCGGCGCCGTGCAGGAGTCCGTCGCCGGCGGGTGCTCCTCCGTCCCGGAGGTATCCGCGGGCACGCGGGCCGGGACGGGCTGCGGCGGATGCCACGACGACATCCGCGCGGTGATCGAGCACCACTTCGCGGTCGCGGTGGCATCCTGAGCCGCGGCGGGAGGCCGCGGACCTCCCCCGGGTCGGGGTCCGGGTACGGGTACGGGTCCGGGCCGGAGCCCGGGTGGGGTACCGCCTACACGTGCAGGCGGTACCCGCGCTTCACCACGGTCTCCACCAGGCCGGGGTCGGGCAGGGACTTGCGCAACCTGTTCACATTCATGTCGAGCGCATGGCCGGCACCGGTGCTGGTCAGCAACCCGGTCAGCGCGTCACGACTGAGGACGGCACCTCGCGCGGACAGCAACGCCTTGAACAGGACGAGCTGCGCGGGTGCGAGGTCCACCTGGACCTCGTCCACCCGGACCGACCTGCCCCGCACCTCGATGGAGCCGGACGGCGTCCTGAGCTGCTCCACGTGGTGTTCGGCGAGATGGTCGCAGACCAGCCGGATCAGCGCGCCCATCCGGAAACGCTCGGGAACGATCGGCTCGATGCCGGCGTCGATCAGAGGCTGCGCGGTCACCGGGCCCACGGCGGCGGCCAGGACGCTGCGCCGGAACCGCTGGATCAGTTCCTCCTCGAGCCCCTGCTCGGCGGCGGTGCTGAACAGCGCGTCGACGGCGGGGGCACTGGTGAAGGTGACGCAGTCCAGCTGCCCGGTGCAGACGGCGTCGATGAGCCGGGGCAGCCGCTCGGAACCCTCCGGCTTGATCCACCGGTAGGGCGTGACGGTGAGGAGCGTCGCGCCGGACGCCCGGAGCCGTGCCAACTGATGGGCGTCGGCGTAGGCATGCAGCTGGACACCGATGGTCAGCCCTGACAGGTCCTTCTGCACCAGCTCGTCCACGAGCGTGGCCGTGGTCTCGTCGGAACTGATGCCGACGTCGTCGAGTCCCGCCGCCCGTACCGCGCCCCTGGCCTTCGGGCCCCGGACGTAGATCCGGCCCGCCCCGAGCACCTCGAGGAGGTCGTCGCCCAGCCCTGCGGCGTCCGCGGCCTCGAACCACCGGCGCATCCCGTACGCGGTGGTGATGAGGAACAGGTCCGGGCGTGCGGACACCATGGCCGCCGTGTCCGCGAGCAGTTCGACGTCCTCGGCGATGGGCGCGATCTTCAGCGCCGGTGCGTGGAACACCCAGGCGCCGCGCCGCTCGAGCGCGTCGATCAGGTCACCCGAGCGACGGTCCGAGGTCACCCCGATCCGGAAGCCCGCAAGCTGTCCGCCGGAGCCGTCCACGCGGATGGTCTCGGTCATGATGCCAGCGATTCGGTCAGCCGGGCGAGATG
This genomic interval from Arthrobacter agilis contains the following:
- a CDS encoding FAD-dependent oxidoreductase, whose translation is MSTGANGPERIIVVGFGPVAARFVEHLEPLVAAGRVALTVIGQEDDAAYNRVLVADVAVGRIRETAIRLADAGALSAAGVDVRLGTRVVRVDRPYRRVLLADGRALGYDRLVLATGSRPVLPRLDGLDDAHRLPPGVGFLRDLDDARAVAAALAAQQRIVVLGGGILGIEAALAAAEEGGRVTLVHSGRSPMERLLGEGARVLGSALARAGITVVAGTSAGICLTDGRFSALALEGGARVDGGALVLACGVRPRTELADGCDLATADGILVDHELRALGTGGVWAIGDCAEVCCGVSTCAACSGTTAPPGLLGPGWQQADQLGLAFVAELSGRPAAAAGPPERRDAVLVLKAHGVDAVTAGETDADPWTIEPGLAVAVWADPGHGRYAKMVTRDGVLTGLVCVGMPRTGAELVLLFERRSELPADRSSLLSLDSAEGVLAALPPGPDATLCRCAGITRGAVQESVAGGCSSVPEVSAGTRAGTGCGGCHDDIRAVIEHHFAVAVAS
- a CDS encoding uroporphyrinogen-III synthase; translation: MTETIRVDGSGGQLAGFRIGVTSDRRSGDLIDALERRGAWVFHAPALKIAPIAEDVELLADTAAMVSARPDLFLITTAYGMRRWFEAADAAGLGDDLLEVLGAGRIYVRGPKARGAVRAAGLDDVGISSDETTATLVDELVQKDLSGLTIGVQLHAYADAHQLARLRASGATLLTVTPYRWIKPEGSERLPRLIDAVCTGQLDCVTFTSAPAVDALFSTAAEQGLEEELIQRFRRSVLAAAVGPVTAQPLIDAGIEPIVPERFRMGALIRLVCDHLAEHHVEQLRTPSGSIEVRGRSVRVDEVQVDLAPAQLVLFKALLSARGAVLSRDALTGLLTSTGAGHALDMNVNRLRKSLPDPGLVETVVKRGYRLHV
- a CDS encoding molybdopterin oxidoreductase family protein — encoded protein: MLQQTGAGHATHCPYCALQCAMTVTAAPDDDGVTVTGRAFPTNRGGLCRKGWSAGELLRHPDRLTAPLVRNGVGDLQEATWDEVLHLISDRVRSIQAQHGRDAVAVFGGGGLTNEKAYTLGKFARLALRTSRIDYNGRFCMSSAAAAGNRAFGVDRGLPFPLADLDDASVVLLLGSNAADTMPPFVQHLRGAQSAGGLIVVDPRRSATARLTDQGRGIHLQPTPGTDLVLLLGLAHVVVAEGLEDGRYLEARTRGYDDVVRGLARWWPERVSGITGVPAATLRATARRLAAGARSGAAGGPGAYILTGRGIEQHADGTDTTTAAINLALLLGLPGTTHSGYGTLTGQGNGQGGREHGQKADQLPGYRRITDPAARAHVAAVWGVPEAAIPGPGLPAVELLASLGAPGGTRCLFVHGANIAVSAPDASTVISGLRSLDLLVVSDFFLSETAAMADIVLPVLQWAEEEGTVTNLEGRVLRRRAAVPPPAGARSELWVLQELARLLAAPSLFSEDPETMFDELARASAGGIADYSGLDYTVLDGGEPAYWPYPAGSTGTPRLFLEAFAHPAGRALLVPVSPRPDPVGARAPAPLLLATGRLLEHYQSGTQTRRVPELLAAQPAARLQLHPATARDLGIAHGDPVVVTSTSGEAHALADLTPDIRQDTVFLAFHYAGAGSANLLTGSATDPVSGMPEFKTTPVRVSSLARPVRPAGAGRLEAIA
- a CDS encoding MFS transporter, whose amino-acid sequence is MDDAPTPTLTAAPPASAAQLRHRPGRWIDNWDAEDTAQWNGVGKSIARRNLRWSIACEFLGFVVWQLWSIVVVYLPAAGFTFTTSQIFWLISMPSLVGATLRIPYTFMVPRFGGRNWTIISALLLLIPSSGLALCVSNPETPFGVMLAVAALAGFGGGNFASSMANITFFYPAREKGWALGLNAAGGNLGAAVAQLVVPIAVVLGAAATLNLPLAGWLWVPLILIAAFGAWKYMDNLSSAKSDFAGSLAAVREPHLWIMALLYIGTFGSFIGFAGVFPKLIADTFPAFSQISMGPVTLGLAFLGPLVGSLSRPFGGRLADRFGGALITVCAFAVLATIALTVVWTLPLANFWLFLGLFLVLFAAAGAGNGATYRMIPVIFARRGAAAGSEELRESVSTARKSAAALGLISAVGAYGGFLIPQVLNASKGASGSYDGAFYGFVGGYVLMLAVTWFCYLRRSSPLGTV